CACTGCAGACAAAGCCTAGACTAGAATCTTCACACATTTCCCTGGAATGTCCAGGAGGGAAATTGACAAATAAAGGCAAGTTCAGAACATTTACACGTTATAAAGACACTGAATATTGCTTTACCATTCACGTTGTCGATGGTCACACACAGTTAACAGCCTGTTAAGCAGGGAAGTGTCAGAGGTCTAATCTGAAGGCTGGAAAATGAGTCAGATGCCAACGACAGCTCAGTTGGTCTTCTAAAAACAAAccctgttaaaataaaacttaaagaAGGTGCAACACCGTATTCCATCACAACAGCTCAACGGGTTTCAGGACCCCTACTTCCCAAAGTGAAAGAGGAACTGAAAAGGATGGAAAAGTGTGGCATGATCACAGATAACAAAATCGACTGACTGGTGTGCCCCAATGGTTCCTGTTCCAAGGAAAAATGGTAAAGTGAGAATCCGTGTGGGACTTAATCGTCTCAATGAAGCTGTTGAGCGAGAAAAATGCATTCTTCCCACACTGGATGATGTGCTTCCTAGGCTTTCTGGTTCAAGCATGTTTTCCCTGCTAGATGCTGCAACAAAGGCTTTTGGCAAATTCCTCTAGACAAAGACAGCGCCAAACTAACCACGTTTATAACACCGTTTGGGAGATATTACTTCAATCGCCTTCCGTTTGGGATCTCCAGTGCTCCAGAGATCTTCCAGAGAGAGATGAACAACCTTCTCAAAGACCATGAAGGTGTAGCAGCCTTTATGCATGACATAATCATCTATGGAAAAATGTCTGCCGAACCCGACCAACGCCTGAAGAAGGTGCAAAACACTTTGGAAAAAGCTGGGCTGAGACCACAACAAAAAGTGTAAACtgagacagagtgagaaaaTACAAGCCATACTCACCATTAAGTCATTACCAAACACCACAGAGCTCAAGCGTGTACTAGGTATGGTGCATTACTTGGGACGTTATTTACCTAACTTGGCAGATGTAACTCACCCACTTAACGACCTACTCAAAGCGGACAAAGCATGGACGTGGGGGCCAGCACAGGAACAAGCATTCACCAGAGTCAGACAAATGCTGATAGAGGCACCAGTGCTATCCTTTTATGATGCCACAAAAAAGACAACTGTAAGTGCTGATGCAAGCAGCTATGGACTGGGAGGAGTTCCTGCAGGATCACGAGGGACAGCTATGCCCGGTCGCTTACTGCTACGGCACGTTGTTTGATGCTGAAAAGAGATATGCCCAGATAGAGAAGGAGTGCCTGGTTGTAGTTTGGGCATGTGAGAAATTCTCCAAATACCTATACAGCCTGGACCACTTCACAGTCCACACGGACCACAAAGACATTGATGCTGTGCCACTATGTTGCCAACTATTACTCAGAATGATGAAATTCAATGCGAAAAATGAGTATGTTCCTGGAAAACTGCTTGTTGTCGCAGATACTCTCTCAAGACACCCTAATACAGTTCTCCAGGTGAATTTTCTCGAACTGTCAGATGACATAATGGCCTTGGAGGCCAACAACAAAGGACTCGTGGCCAATGTCTAGGTCTCGGCTGGAGGAAGTGATACAAAGAACAAAGGATGACCCTGAACTTCAGATTGTGATGCATTATGTGAAGAATGGCTGGCCAAGATACGCTACACAAGTGCCAATGAACATTTAACCCTACTATGCGGTGTGAGAGACTCTTTCAGTATATGACAATATGATTGTTTATACAGATAGGATAGTCATTCCTACCAGACTCAGAAAAGAGATTGTGGAACGACTCCATGATGGTCACATGGGTATAGTGAAGTGCCGCCAACATGCTAAAATTAGTGTTTGGTGGCCAGGACTGAGCAAAGACATGCAAACCTGgattaaaaactacaaacattGTCACACTACAAAACCGTCCCAGCAGATGGAGCCACTTATCACAACTCCTCTACCAGACCGACCCTAGTTGCCAGcttttttatcattatcatttcaCCCTGGTCTATTAATGTCATCCATTTATAGATATTGGgtgtatatatttaaacattgtGTATTGGtgttatattgtttttgtgttggtgtggatctttttctttccatttgagCAGCTATAACAAGGCAAATCAATTTCCCATTTTAAGTTTTATGAATCCTGAAAGCAGACAATAGGCTATGTAAAAGAGAACAAGGTGCTGCTTATGTAGGGGGAGTCACAGGTGAAATCAGTCAAGCTGATTAGGGTGTAAGGTTGATGGGAATAAGGGAAAGACtaaacaggaagtgactgaGAATTTCAAAATAACACAGGAAGTTCTGAAGATAACATCTGCATAGatcaggggtattcaactaaaatttaaagaggtcacatttttatatttatctcttccagttcctctcaaggtttctttctgttgcttTCTCAGGAgttttttccttgccactgtcgcccccagcttgctcatcagggacaatctgattatgaTGATTCATACACActcactgttcatataaacttccatagtttctttggttgtgtaaagctgctttgcgacaatgacaattgttaaaagcgctatacaaataaaattgaagtGAATTTAAATATTGCCACTGTACACAAAAGCAATATTAATGAGACCTATAACATTCCCAATAAATCTTCTGTGAAATATCGCTATATATACCTTAGCATCTCACCAAATATGACCGGGTCTTAAAGCAGAGGACTCGGAGAACTAACTAGACAGAGAATAAGACAAACACGACAAAAACTAacaagcagtgaaaacaaagtgacaacttcaAAGAGACTCGAAAAACGGTGACGAACAAAGTATCAAACTAAGTatgaacaaagtgaaaacaaaatccCACTGCACAGGTGAAATACTAAACTAACCCACTAACcataaatacaaagtaacaacaaaaatcaaagcACTAATGCGGACAAACTGACTCCTCATTCATGgtgctttatttactttatttactttgtgtgtatgtttggttTGGTGTGCTACTTTTTTGAAAAACCACCAGATGCTGGGAACAGTTTAGATGCAGTCATCAAGATCTCCTGAGCTTGGGTTTACACTGTAAAAGGTCTATTACATCAAACTTTCCCCGCTTCCAAGACATTCCAGAGGGCATAGTCAGGCCCCAGGGGACTCCATGGATGGTTCTCCCCAGCAGTAAGCTCAAGAGGAAGTGCAAACAACGGAAGCAAAAATGGGGCTGCAGGGGTGGCCAACCATTTAAGGTGCCGCTTCCCAGCCTTTTCCTCTTCAACACCAAATCCGTCATAAATAAAATTGACGAACTGAGGCTGAAGAATACAACCAATAAGTATTTCCGTGACTGTTGCGATGTGTTAATCACAAAGACTTGGCTGCACCCTTCCATACCAGACTCAGCTATCGAGCTGGCAGGCCACATGGTCTACTGCCATGACAGGAGAGGGGAGGGGCTATGCGTCTACATCAATGACAACTGGTGCAGAAATGTAACAAATGGAGACAGCTATTGTTCCCAAGATATTTGATTGTTAAATGCAGACCCGTTTACATTCCTCGCAAGTTTACTGTCGTCATGGTAACGGTCGTATACGTACCACCTGATGCTAATATTTGCGTAGCTATGGATATGCTACACAATGCAATAAGCAGGCAGCAGAACTGTCATCCTGACGCAGTGCACATCATAGCTGGGGACTTCAATCAAGCTGATTTAAGGTCAGTATTCCCCAAATTTGATCAGCACATTAAATGTGCAACAAAGGTTGCAAACACACTGGACAAAGCCTATAGCAACATCCACAAAGGCTATAGAGCAACCCCTTTACCACATCTGCATCTGTCAGACCACATGTCCATGTTGTTGATTCCAGCATACACCCCCGTCAGGAGGAGCTTATAAGATGAGGATTGAGGACCACTTTAGGGACAACACATGATGGCTGTGGGGAGTTAAACCACTTCCTTGCACGCTTCGAGGTGGAAGGACCCGGGGCAGCTGAAGCTCAAACATCAGACTACAGCAGCTCCCGTCTCACAGTGCAGGAGCATGAGGTGAGGTGTATGCTGAGGGCAGTGAACCCCAGGAAGGCTGCTGGACCAGACGGTATGACTGTGAAGGTCCTCAGAGAGTGCGCAAAGCAGCTGGCTGGGGTCTCACCAATATTTTCAACTCATCACTGTCTCAGTCCTACATCCCACCATGCCTAAAGTCAGCCACAATTGTCCTGCTGCCTAAAAAGACCACCATCGgcagcctcaatgactaccgaccagtagctctgacacctgtcataatGAAGTGCTTTGAGAAACTGGTCCAATGTCACATTACGTCCTACCTCCCACCCACATTGCAGTTTGCATACAGAGCTAACACATCAACAGAGGACGCCATCGTCACAGCGCTACACACCACCATTTCCCACCAGGAAACAAAAGGGCGTTATGCTAGGCTGCTCTTTGTCGACTTCAGCTCTTTGTTTAACACAATACTACTGGACAGACTGTCAGCAAAACTGATGGACCTTTGACTTCCTCCCACTACCTGCTGTTGTATCGGAGACTTTTTCTCtgacagagtacagagagtCAGAGTGGGTCCCCACCTCTCCACAGCCCTGAGACTAAACACTGGTTCCCCACAAGGTTGTGTGCTGTACACCCTGTACACGTATCACTGCGTCAGTACACACCCATACAACGTTGTCCTTAAGTTTGCCAACAGCCCCACTGGGGTTTGGCTTATCTCTGGTGGTGATGGGACAGCATACAGGGATGAGATCCAGAGGCTGGATGGGGTGGTGTGCGGTCAACAACTTGGTCCTAAACACCACTAAAACCAAAGAACTGATCAGGAGAAACAAGTCAGATCTGCAGTCCATTCTCATTAATGGGGAGTTTGTAAAGAGGGTGCCAAGCTACAAGTACCTAGGTGTGAACATAGATGAAGACCACCAATGGAGGTCAAACACCGCGGAGGTTATGAAAAAGGCCCAACagcgtcttcacttcctgaggatcctcaggagggtcaatctgaagagagagctgctggttgccttctacCGTTGCTCCATTGAAAGTGTGGTCTCTatgtggttttcaagctgcatCATGGCACACAAAAAGGTACTACAGGGTCATAAACACTACCCAAAAGATCATTGGCcaccctcttccctcactgaaggacctctacaGCACCCGCTTTGTTGGGTGGACTGAAGGACTGCACACACCGGGTGTCTCAGACCCAGGGACTTAGGGTGCTGAGTTTACGGACAAACAGACTTAGGGACAGTTTTTACAATAGGGCAATagccctcatgaacacacacacgactggatctggtttagttttctCTGTATATATagctggtgtgtatgtgtatatatatatatatattgatctTTACTGCTGTATAAAGGGTAATTGCAAGtttctttattaatattattattattattaatgttattattatctttattatcttctctctctttgtaccaatgtgggacagttcTCAATTTTGTTGCACTGTTGTACTAAATgtgtgcaatgacaataaagatttATCTTATAAACTAACATACTAACTAGAAATACATAATACcataaataataacagaaaatcactgcaagTGCAGGCAAAAAGCTAATGAACTAACAGACcaacaatacaaaacaacaacgaGAATCACTACgctaatacaaacaaaatagaaaCCAGCTCTCtaatcaaaaatacaaagtgacaaaacaaagatCACTGCACATGGCAGGCAAATAAATCatgagcagagaaacaaagtcCAGAAAACTAAGACAGGGTCCAGGGTGAAAGAAAAAGTGGGTAATCTATGTAAGAGTCCATGTAACAATTCATGTAATTCCTTATGTGAACAATCAACAATCGAACAAACCAACCAAGAGTGGACTGGAGTGTAGTGCAACAAACCAACGACAAACAGAGGACTAAGCTTTTAAAGGAATggggacacacaggtgaaactaATCCATGATTAAAGATCCAGGAGAGGGAAATAAGGGTATGGCAGGAAGTGACTGGAAAGGAGGTGACAAAACGggaagaaaacataaacaaaaccaaatgaaagGGGAcaaagggaggaatcgtaacacaAAACAGTATCTGGTTTGGGGGGCATTGAATTTGTTCCTAACAGTGATTTCCTTGCTGAAAACTACAACTGCAAGTGTTGTTACCCTGGAAACTCAATTTGACTCTACACCAAACACCTGTTTGAAACAGATGTGTATTAAGTAAAGTTACCTCACAATGTACCTGCAACAATGGAtggataaaaatataaactaaataagCCATCTCCTGATATTTAAGGAAACTGACTAACCTATGAGAGCTTCTGCTCACAATATAACATATCTTGCACTCGCCTAGTTTGAGTGTTCCTGTACCACTGAAACTGTTAGTTCAATCTATGAACAATCATACACTCTAAATTTACCATTGCtccaaattaattttatttctaaaggAACTTCAAATAAATGGGTGTGCAATCATCTGAACAATGAATTATTCCTAAGTAGGTCTAATAGACACTATAATCTATAATACCATGATCCATCGGTTTATAGACTCGAACTTAAGAAACTGAGAACCACCTACATTACCTATCCTGTAAGCCCATTCAGGGAAGATTTTCAGGACTGACAAAAGACTGTtgaagttcaattcaattcagttcaattcaattttatttgtaaagcgccaatttacaacagaagttatctcaaggcactttacagtgtaaggtttaagaccttacagaaaatatttatacaaaaaattatagagaaaacccaacaatcccatttgagcaagctttaggcaacagtggagaggaaaaactccctttagaggaagaaacctccagcagaaccaggctcttagtgggcggccatctgcctcgaccggttggggtgagtggaaagagaagagagaaaagaacagcaggcaataaagacaacaacaagcatcaagaacatagggcagatgaactggattctggagaagtgcagctccaggccgaggatacctgcagaaaagtacagagagagggagacagagaggaggaaacacaactaaaagagagaaaagacacaaagttaatgacatgcaatggtggcatttgcattgatacaggagaaaggagagaggagaggagctcagtttatcaatagaggtcccccagcagactaacctatagcagcataactaagagattgTTCCGactcacctgatccatctctaaatataagctttataaaaaaggaaagttttaagtctagtcttaaatgtagagagggtgtctgcctcccgaacctgaactgggagctggttccacagcagaggggcttgatagctaaaggctctgcctcccattctacatttggaaactctaggaaccacaagtaaacctgcagtctgagaacgtagagttctgcttggaagatatggaactatgaggtctttgagataagatggagcctgattattaagggatttataagtgaggagaagaattttaaattcaattatggattttacagggagccaatggagagaagctaacgttggagaaatatgatctctcttgctaattccagtcagaactctggctgcagcattttggattaagtggaggctttttaatgagttattgggacatcctattaataatgaattacaatagttcagtctggaagtaacaaatgcatggactagtttttcagcatcactttgggacaggatgctcctaattttaacaatgtttcttaggtgaaaaaaggcagttctagagatatctttgatgtatgaagtgaaggagatatcctgatcaaagataactccgagatttcttacagtattacttgaggtcagaactaagtcatcaatggtgagaatgtgattagacatagtgtctctgagatttttaggcccagACAGTATAACCCgtgtcttgtctggatttaggagaaagaaattggaggacatccaggtctttatgtcttttaagcattcttgaagtttgactaattgattagtttctcctggtttcatagataaatatagctgggtatcatctgcataacaatggaaatttatagagtgtttcctaataatattgcctaaaggggacatatataaagtgaaaagaatcggtccaagcacagatccctgtggaactccatagctgactttgctgtgcatggaagactcatcaaGTTCAATTACCTAATCCTCGCACAACagaaaattttatttttctgtctttaaaaaggACCTTCTAGACAATCACCACACTGGTTTgagaatcatttttattttattttattttattttattttattttaagccaTATCCTGTCCTAATtctatgtttaatttatgtttattgtattttattagtgTGCCTTATTTGTGAAGATCCACACACTCACTGGTTTGCCCTGATGCTTGTATATTTGTTCTGCATTCACAAAAAAAttgcataaatataaaaataaaacataataaatactTCAATATACACAACAAAATATGAGGTTACAACTCATCACAGTATTTGCAGATTCAATAAGCACTAAGGAGAAGCTTTTCATGTATTTTGCCATCATTTTTTAAAGAACCAACCTTAAATGTTGACAGGGTCCTCCATGGATGATGGTGAATCAGTTTAGCCTAGTAAATGACAGACCACAGATTATGTAATAACTAGTAGTTGTAATTACCCAGTGTGTAGTTACCCAATAATTTCCAccctattaaaaataaaatacaataaattcTCCTCAAATATGATTTAAAATTATCTGGTTACCTGGTCAACATCccacagtaattaaaaaaaaaaaaaaaaactattttcccTATTgttctgaaattaaaatatatttacttgATAATAAGCCAATTATTTGGAAAAGGTAACTTTTCCTtagaaagtacatttactaattattaattacatAGAATatacatagaaataaaaaaaatgtgttttatgaagTCGCTAGTCTCAAGatacaatgacaaaaaaaaatgctcCAAAGTGAACTTATGGGTTGGCGATTTGATCCCCAGCTCTTCTCAGTGCCATTGTGTCTTACTAAACCTGAAATTGCTCTGGGTAGAAGAAGAATAAGAACAGAAAGAAGATGCTACGTACTTGTAAATTATTCTATCTTAACAGGgaatagtttgttgtttttgatacCAAATTGTACATTTTGGTCTCGAGCCACCAGTTGGTGGCGGTATTGCACCAATTGCGATCTGCATTTGTGAAAAtcacaaataagaaaaagacaCCGGATGCGACACGGAATCATTTTAGTGTAACTCCACGATGGCGGCTATGATGAAAACACATGTGCAGTTACATGGTGAGTTTTGTGTCCAATTTATTACTGTTGTGTCTATAAAACAAGATAACTGTGTTGGCTGCGCGCCTGTAATGTATCGTATCAGAAATTCTTACTTAAAATTCCTACATAAACCACAGTATAGCATACCTTTATGGCTcgatttcatttcatttagc
This genomic stretch from Anabas testudineus chromosome 16, fAnaTes1.2, whole genome shotgun sequence harbors:
- the LOC117152964 gene encoding uncharacterized protein LOC117152964, with translation MAKFPPPDKFDFSLPELWPDWKTQFHRCCNKGFWQIPLDKDSAKLTTFITPFGRYYFNRLPFGISSAPEIFQREMNNLLKDHEGVAAFMHDIIIYGKMSAEPDQRLKKVQNTLEKAGLRPQQKV